The following proteins are co-located in the Rattus norvegicus strain BN/NHsdMcwi chromosome X, GRCr8, whole genome shotgun sequence genome:
- the Arhgap4 gene encoding rho GTPase-activating protein 4 isoform X4, whose protein sequence is MAAHGKLRRERGLQPEYEAQVKVMRGQLSEQLHCLELQGELRRDLLLELAEFMRRRAEVELEYSRGLDKLAERFTSRSGRLGGSSREQQSFRKEPTLLSPLHCWAMLLEHTRQQSRESATLSEVLAGPLAQRLSHIAEDVGRIVKKTKKTYHVYHLESMNAETKLREAERQEEKRSGKSALPTTTAASATTTITIETELHRKGSLKKGGRLVEKRQAKFLEHKLKCTKARNEYLLSLASVNAAVSNYYLHDILDLMDCCDTGFHLALEQALRSYTAAESRTQTSHMQGLGSLEEALEALDPPGDKAKVLEVHAMAFCPPLRFDYQPHEGDEVAEIQVEMELRDEILPRAQNIQSRLDQKTIETEEVNKTLKATLQALLEVVASEDGDILDSLQASPSTESLKSTSSDPGTRQAGRRRNQQQETETFYITKLQEYLSGRSILAKLQAKHEKLQEAIQRGNKEEQETSSWTQCTERKFHKSHHPYPGSQCTQRLFGGDLEKFIQSTGQPVPLVVKSCIRFINLNGLQHEGIFRVSGAQARILEIRDAFERGEDPLVEGCTAHDLDSVAGVLKLYFRSLEPPLFPLDMFNELLASAELEVVGERVELVSHLLSRLPRPVLVVLRYLFTFLNHLAQYSDENMMDSYNLAVCFGPTLLPVPAGQDPVALQGRVNQLVQTLILQPAWVFPPTAMLPGPIYEKCMAPPSASCLGDGQLESLAGEPELELKTGTKAQEDDPLFPIDSEGVVEAVACFAYTGRTAQELTFQQGDTLRLYARASSDWWRGEHAGVRGLIPHKYITLSEGDEKQMTGSGLQAMGESLSHPESVLTLEFTNRLELGTPPEALGPSGHRRHCLVPTSPEQHVEMDKAVAQNMDSVFKELLGKAAVRQGHGLASTASPSLGTRNLKPLACSSFSKNKVFSRGPGAPVSPSVSHPQGPDSTRKPV, encoded by the exons ATGGCGGCGCACGGGAAGTTGCGGCGGGAGCGGGGACTGCAACCCGAGTATGAGGCACAGGTCAAAG TGATGCGCGGGCAGTTGAGTGAGCAGCTTCATTGCCTGGAGCTTCAGGGAGAGCTGCGGCGGGATTTGCTGCTGGAGCTAGCTGAGTTCATGCGGCGTCGAGCAGAGGTGGAGCTGGAGTATTCTCGGGGCCTGGACAAGTTGGCTGAACGCTTTACTAGCCGCAGTGGACGCCTTGGAGGCAGCAGCCGGGAGCAGCAAAGTTTCCG GAAGGAGCCAACTCTCCTGTCACCCTTGCACTGCTGGGCTATGCTGCTGGAACATACTCGGCAGCAGAGTCGGGAAAGTGCTACCCTCAGTGAGGTGCTGGCTGGACCTCTGGCACAGCGCCTGAGTCACATTGCCGAGGATGTAGGACGCATTGTCAAAAAG ACCAAGAAGACGTACCATGTATACCACTTGGAGAGCATGAATGCTGAGACTAAACTTCGGGAAGCTGAGAGGCAAGAGGAGAAGCGGTCAGGCAAGAGTGCCTTGCCCACCACTACTGCTgcctctgccaccaccaccatcaccattgaGACAGAGCTCCACCGAAAGGGCTCTCTCAAGAAAGGAGGGCGGCTAGTGGAGAAG CGTCAGGCCAAGTTCTTGGAACATAAACTTAAATGCACCAAGGCCCGAAATGAGTACCTGCTCAGCCTGGCCAGTGTCAATGCTGCTGTCAGCAACTACTACTTACACGATATCTTGGACCTCATGGAT TGCTGTGACACAGGTTTCCACTTGGCCCTGGAGCAGGCCCTCCGAAGCTACACAGCCGCTGAAAGCCGCACCCAAACCTCTCACATGCAGGGTTTAGGCAGTCTGGAAGAGGCTCTAGAGGCCTTGGATCCTCCAGGGGACAAAGCCAAAGTGCTTGAGGTTCATGCCATGGCCTTCTGTCCCCCTCTACGTTTTGACTACCAGCCCCATGAAGGTGATGAG GTGGCTGAGATCCAGGTTGAGATGGAACTTCGGGATGAGATTTTGCCCAGAGCCCAAAACATCCAAAGTCGCCTGGACCAAAAGACCATTGAGACAGAAGAG GTGAATAAGACACTGAAGGCAACACTTCAGGCTCTGCTAGAGGTGGTGGCATCAGAGGATGGAGATATACTGGACTCTTTGCAGGCCAGCCCCTCCACTGAGTCCCTCAAGTCTACAAGCTCAGACCCAGGCACCCGACAGGCAGGCCGCAGACGGAACCAGCAGCAGGAGACAGAAACCTTCTATATTACG AAGCTGCAGGAATATCTGAGTGGCCGGAGCATCCTTGCCAAGCTGCAGGCCAAGCATGAAAAGCTCCAGGAAGCCATACAACGAG GTAACAAGGAAGAGCAAGAGACATCTTCTTG GACCCAATGCACAGAGAGAAAATTCCATAAGAGCCACCACCCCTATCCTGGATCCCAGTGTACCCAGAGACTTTTTGGAGGTGATCTAGAGAAGTTTATCCAG AGCACAGGCCAACCTGTGCCCCTTGTGGTGAAGAGCTGTATCCGCTTCATTAACCTCAATG GCCTGCAACATGAAGGCATCTTCCGGGTATCAGGTGCCCAGGCCCGGATATTGGAGATCCGAGATGCCTTTGAAAGAG GGGAGGACCCTCTGGTGGAAGGCTGTACTGCCCATGACCTAGACTCAGTGGCTGGGGTACTAAAGCTGTACTTCCGGAGCCTGGAGCCCCCACTGTTCCCCTTGGACATGTTTAATGAGCTGCTGGCTTCAGCAG AACTGGAAGTTGTGGGTGAGCGGGTAGAGCTTGTGAGCCATCTACTATCCAGACTACCCAGACCTGTGCTAGTGGTCTTGCGATATCTCTTCACCTTCCTCAACCA CCTGGCCCAGTACAGCGATGAGAACATGATGGACTCCTACAACTTGGCTGTATGTTTTGGGCCCACGCTGTTGCCTGTGCCTGCTGGGCAGGACCCTGTAGCCTTGCAGGGCCGAGTGAACCAGCTGGTCCAGACCCTTATCCTGCAACCAGCATGGGTTTTCCCACCCACAGCCATGCTACCAGGTCCCATCTATGAGAAGTGCATGGCACCACCTTCTGCCAGCTGCCTGGG GGATGGCCAGTTGGAGAGCCTTGCTGGGGAGCCAGAGCTGGAATTGAAAACTGGGACCAAAGCTCAGGAAGATG ACCCTCTCTTCCCCATAGACTCCGAGGGAGTTGTGGAGGCTGTGGCCTGCTTTGCTTACACTGGCCGCACGGCCCAGGAGCTGACATTCCAGCAAGGGGATACGCTGAGATTGTATGCTCGGGCATCAAGTGACTGGTGGCGAGGGGAGCATGCTGGTGTGCGGGGGCTCATTCCCCATAAGTACATCACACTGTCTGAGGG GGATGAGAAGCAGATGACTGGTTCAGGATTACAGGCCATGGGGGAATCTCTGAGCCATCCAGAAAGCGTCCTGACCTTGGAGTTTACCAACCG ACTGGAACTAGGCACCCCACCTGAGGCTTTGGGCCCCTCTGGTCACAGACGACACTGTTTGGTCCCTACCTCCCCTGAGCAACATGTGGAAATGGATAAG GCTGTGGCGCAGAACATGGATTCTGTGTTTAAGGAGCTCTTGGGAAAGGCTGCTGTCCGCCAGGGCCATGGGCTAGCATCTACAGCCTCCCCCAGTCTAGGAACTCGAAACCTGAAGCCCCTGGCCTGCAGCAGCTTCAGCAAAAACAAAGTCTTCTCCCGGGGACCTGGGGCTCCAGTTTCCCCCTCAGTTTCCCATCCCCAGGGTCCAGATTCAACTCGCAAGCCAGTCTGA
- the Arhgap4 gene encoding rho GTPase-activating protein 4 isoform X6 has translation MAAHGKLRRERGLQPEYEAQVKVMRGQLSEQLHCLELQGELRRDLLLELAEFMRRRAEVELEYSRGLDKLAERFTSRSGRLGGSSREQQSFRKEPTLLSPLHCWAMLLEHTRQQSRESATLSEVLAGPLAQRLSHIAEDVGRIVKKTKKTYHVYHLESMNAETKLREAERQEEKRSGKSALPTTTAASATTTITIETELHRKGSLKKGGRLVEKRQAKFLEHKLKCTKARNEYLLSLASVNAAVSNYYLHDILDLMDCCDTGFHLALEQALRSYTAAESRTQTSHMQGLGSLEEALEALDPPGDKAKVLEVHAMAFCPPLRFDYQPHEGDEVAEIQVEMELRDEILPRAQNIQSRLDQKTIETEEVNKTLKATLQALLEVVASEDGDILDSLQASPSTESLKSTSSDPGTRQAGRRRNQQQETETFYITKLQEYLSGRSILAKLQAKHEKLQEAIQRGNKEEQETSSWTQCTERKFHKSHHPYPGSQCTQRLFGGDLEKFIQSTGQPVPLVVKSCIRFINLNGLQHEGIFRVSGAQARILEIRDAFERGEDPLVEGCTAHDLDSVAGVLKLYFRSLEPPLFPLDMFNELLASAELEVVGERVELVSHLLSRLPRPVLVVLRYLFTFLNHLAQYSDENMMDSYNLAVCFGPTLLPVPAGQDPVALQGRVNQLVQTLILQPAWVFPPTAMLPGPIYEKCMAPPSASCLGDGQLESLAGEPELELKTGTKAQEDDSEGVVEAVACFAYTGRTAQELTFQQGDTLRLYARASSDWWRGEHAGVRGLIPHKYITLSEGDEKQMTGSGLQAMGESLSHPESVLTLEFTNRLELGTPPEALGPSGHRRHCLVPTSPEQHVEMDKAVAQNMDSVFKELLGKAAVRQGHGLASTASPSLGTRNLKPLACSSFSKNKVFSRGPGAPVSPSVSHPQGPDSTRKPV, from the exons ATGGCGGCGCACGGGAAGTTGCGGCGGGAGCGGGGACTGCAACCCGAGTATGAGGCACAGGTCAAAG TGATGCGCGGGCAGTTGAGTGAGCAGCTTCATTGCCTGGAGCTTCAGGGAGAGCTGCGGCGGGATTTGCTGCTGGAGCTAGCTGAGTTCATGCGGCGTCGAGCAGAGGTGGAGCTGGAGTATTCTCGGGGCCTGGACAAGTTGGCTGAACGCTTTACTAGCCGCAGTGGACGCCTTGGAGGCAGCAGCCGGGAGCAGCAAAGTTTCCG GAAGGAGCCAACTCTCCTGTCACCCTTGCACTGCTGGGCTATGCTGCTGGAACATACTCGGCAGCAGAGTCGGGAAAGTGCTACCCTCAGTGAGGTGCTGGCTGGACCTCTGGCACAGCGCCTGAGTCACATTGCCGAGGATGTAGGACGCATTGTCAAAAAG ACCAAGAAGACGTACCATGTATACCACTTGGAGAGCATGAATGCTGAGACTAAACTTCGGGAAGCTGAGAGGCAAGAGGAGAAGCGGTCAGGCAAGAGTGCCTTGCCCACCACTACTGCTgcctctgccaccaccaccatcaccattgaGACAGAGCTCCACCGAAAGGGCTCTCTCAAGAAAGGAGGGCGGCTAGTGGAGAAG CGTCAGGCCAAGTTCTTGGAACATAAACTTAAATGCACCAAGGCCCGAAATGAGTACCTGCTCAGCCTGGCCAGTGTCAATGCTGCTGTCAGCAACTACTACTTACACGATATCTTGGACCTCATGGAT TGCTGTGACACAGGTTTCCACTTGGCCCTGGAGCAGGCCCTCCGAAGCTACACAGCCGCTGAAAGCCGCACCCAAACCTCTCACATGCAGGGTTTAGGCAGTCTGGAAGAGGCTCTAGAGGCCTTGGATCCTCCAGGGGACAAAGCCAAAGTGCTTGAGGTTCATGCCATGGCCTTCTGTCCCCCTCTACGTTTTGACTACCAGCCCCATGAAGGTGATGAG GTGGCTGAGATCCAGGTTGAGATGGAACTTCGGGATGAGATTTTGCCCAGAGCCCAAAACATCCAAAGTCGCCTGGACCAAAAGACCATTGAGACAGAAGAG GTGAATAAGACACTGAAGGCAACACTTCAGGCTCTGCTAGAGGTGGTGGCATCAGAGGATGGAGATATACTGGACTCTTTGCAGGCCAGCCCCTCCACTGAGTCCCTCAAGTCTACAAGCTCAGACCCAGGCACCCGACAGGCAGGCCGCAGACGGAACCAGCAGCAGGAGACAGAAACCTTCTATATTACG AAGCTGCAGGAATATCTGAGTGGCCGGAGCATCCTTGCCAAGCTGCAGGCCAAGCATGAAAAGCTCCAGGAAGCCATACAACGAG GTAACAAGGAAGAGCAAGAGACATCTTCTTG GACCCAATGCACAGAGAGAAAATTCCATAAGAGCCACCACCCCTATCCTGGATCCCAGTGTACCCAGAGACTTTTTGGAGGTGATCTAGAGAAGTTTATCCAG AGCACAGGCCAACCTGTGCCCCTTGTGGTGAAGAGCTGTATCCGCTTCATTAACCTCAATG GCCTGCAACATGAAGGCATCTTCCGGGTATCAGGTGCCCAGGCCCGGATATTGGAGATCCGAGATGCCTTTGAAAGAG GGGAGGACCCTCTGGTGGAAGGCTGTACTGCCCATGACCTAGACTCAGTGGCTGGGGTACTAAAGCTGTACTTCCGGAGCCTGGAGCCCCCACTGTTCCCCTTGGACATGTTTAATGAGCTGCTGGCTTCAGCAG AACTGGAAGTTGTGGGTGAGCGGGTAGAGCTTGTGAGCCATCTACTATCCAGACTACCCAGACCTGTGCTAGTGGTCTTGCGATATCTCTTCACCTTCCTCAACCA CCTGGCCCAGTACAGCGATGAGAACATGATGGACTCCTACAACTTGGCTGTATGTTTTGGGCCCACGCTGTTGCCTGTGCCTGCTGGGCAGGACCCTGTAGCCTTGCAGGGCCGAGTGAACCAGCTGGTCCAGACCCTTATCCTGCAACCAGCATGGGTTTTCCCACCCACAGCCATGCTACCAGGTCCCATCTATGAGAAGTGCATGGCACCACCTTCTGCCAGCTGCCTGGG GGATGGCCAGTTGGAGAGCCTTGCTGGGGAGCCAGAGCTGGAATTGAAAACTGGGACCAAAGCTCAGGAAGATG ACTCCGAGGGAGTTGTGGAGGCTGTGGCCTGCTTTGCTTACACTGGCCGCACGGCCCAGGAGCTGACATTCCAGCAAGGGGATACGCTGAGATTGTATGCTCGGGCATCAAGTGACTGGTGGCGAGGGGAGCATGCTGGTGTGCGGGGGCTCATTCCCCATAAGTACATCACACTGTCTGAGGG GGATGAGAAGCAGATGACTGGTTCAGGATTACAGGCCATGGGGGAATCTCTGAGCCATCCAGAAAGCGTCCTGACCTTGGAGTTTACCAACCG ACTGGAACTAGGCACCCCACCTGAGGCTTTGGGCCCCTCTGGTCACAGACGACACTGTTTGGTCCCTACCTCCCCTGAGCAACATGTGGAAATGGATAAG GCTGTGGCGCAGAACATGGATTCTGTGTTTAAGGAGCTCTTGGGAAAGGCTGCTGTCCGCCAGGGCCATGGGCTAGCATCTACAGCCTCCCCCAGTCTAGGAACTCGAAACCTGAAGCCCCTGGCCTGCAGCAGCTTCAGCAAAAACAAAGTCTTCTCCCGGGGACCTGGGGCTCCAGTTTCCCCCTCAGTTTCCCATCCCCAGGGTCCAGATTCAACTCGCAAGCCAGTCTGA
- the Arhgap4 gene encoding rho GTPase-activating protein 4 isoform X7 encodes MAAHGKLRRERGLQPEYEAQVKVMRGQLSEQLHCLELQGELRRDLLLELAEFMRRRAEVELEYSRGLDKLAERFTSRSGRLGGSSREQQSFRKEPTLLSPLHCWAMLLEHTRQQSRESATLSEVLAGPLAQRLSHIAEDVGRIVKKSKDLVQQLQDELLEVVSELQTTKKTYHVYHLESMNAETKLREAERQEEKRSGKSALPTTTAASATTTITIETELHRKGSLKKGGRLVEKRQAKFLEHKLKCTKARNEYLLSLASVNAAVSNYYLHDILDLMDCCDTGFHLALEQALRSYTAAESRTQTSHMQGLGSLEEALEALDPPGDKAKVLEVHAMAFCPPLRFDYQPHEGDEVNKTLKATLQALLEVVASEDGDILDSLQASPSTESLKSTSSDPGTRQAGRRRNQQQETETFYITKLQEYLSGRSILAKLQAKHEKLQEAIQRGNKEEQETSSWTQCTERKFHKSHHPYPGSQCTQRLFGGDLEKFIQSTGQPVPLVVKSCIRFINLNGLQHEGIFRVSGAQARILEIRDAFERGEDPLVEGCTAHDLDSVAGVLKLYFRSLEPPLFPLDMFNELLASAELEVVGERVELVSHLLSRLPRPVLVVLRYLFTFLNHLAQYSDENMMDSYNLAVCFGPTLLPVPAGQDPVALQGRVNQLVQTLILQPAWVFPPTAMLPGPIYEKCMAPPSASCLGDGQLESLAGEPELELKTGTKAQEDDSEGVVEAVACFAYTGRTAQELTFQQGDTLRLYARASSDWWRGEHAGVRGLIPHKYITLSEGDEKQMTGSGLQAMGESLSHPESVLTLEFTNRLELGTPPEALGPSGHRRHCLVPTSPEQHVEMDKAVAQNMDSVFKELLGKAAVRQGHGLASTASPSLGTRNLKPLACSSFSKNKVFSRGPGAPVSPSVSHPQGPDSTRKPV; translated from the exons ATGGCGGCGCACGGGAAGTTGCGGCGGGAGCGGGGACTGCAACCCGAGTATGAGGCACAGGTCAAAG TGATGCGCGGGCAGTTGAGTGAGCAGCTTCATTGCCTGGAGCTTCAGGGAGAGCTGCGGCGGGATTTGCTGCTGGAGCTAGCTGAGTTCATGCGGCGTCGAGCAGAGGTGGAGCTGGAGTATTCTCGGGGCCTGGACAAGTTGGCTGAACGCTTTACTAGCCGCAGTGGACGCCTTGGAGGCAGCAGCCGGGAGCAGCAAAGTTTCCG GAAGGAGCCAACTCTCCTGTCACCCTTGCACTGCTGGGCTATGCTGCTGGAACATACTCGGCAGCAGAGTCGGGAAAGTGCTACCCTCAGTGAGGTGCTGGCTGGACCTCTGGCACAGCGCCTGAGTCACATTGCCGAGGATGTAGGACGCATTGTCAAAAAG AGTAAGGACCTGGTGCAGCAACTGCAGGATGAGCTCCTGGAGGTGGTCTCAGAACTCCAGACA ACCAAGAAGACGTACCATGTATACCACTTGGAGAGCATGAATGCTGAGACTAAACTTCGGGAAGCTGAGAGGCAAGAGGAGAAGCGGTCAGGCAAGAGTGCCTTGCCCACCACTACTGCTgcctctgccaccaccaccatcaccattgaGACAGAGCTCCACCGAAAGGGCTCTCTCAAGAAAGGAGGGCGGCTAGTGGAGAAG CGTCAGGCCAAGTTCTTGGAACATAAACTTAAATGCACCAAGGCCCGAAATGAGTACCTGCTCAGCCTGGCCAGTGTCAATGCTGCTGTCAGCAACTACTACTTACACGATATCTTGGACCTCATGGAT TGCTGTGACACAGGTTTCCACTTGGCCCTGGAGCAGGCCCTCCGAAGCTACACAGCCGCTGAAAGCCGCACCCAAACCTCTCACATGCAGGGTTTAGGCAGTCTGGAAGAGGCTCTAGAGGCCTTGGATCCTCCAGGGGACAAAGCCAAAGTGCTTGAGGTTCATGCCATGGCCTTCTGTCCCCCTCTACGTTTTGACTACCAGCCCCATGAAGGTGATGAG GTGAATAAGACACTGAAGGCAACACTTCAGGCTCTGCTAGAGGTGGTGGCATCAGAGGATGGAGATATACTGGACTCTTTGCAGGCCAGCCCCTCCACTGAGTCCCTCAAGTCTACAAGCTCAGACCCAGGCACCCGACAGGCAGGCCGCAGACGGAACCAGCAGCAGGAGACAGAAACCTTCTATATTACG AAGCTGCAGGAATATCTGAGTGGCCGGAGCATCCTTGCCAAGCTGCAGGCCAAGCATGAAAAGCTCCAGGAAGCCATACAACGAG GTAACAAGGAAGAGCAAGAGACATCTTCTTG GACCCAATGCACAGAGAGAAAATTCCATAAGAGCCACCACCCCTATCCTGGATCCCAGTGTACCCAGAGACTTTTTGGAGGTGATCTAGAGAAGTTTATCCAG AGCACAGGCCAACCTGTGCCCCTTGTGGTGAAGAGCTGTATCCGCTTCATTAACCTCAATG GCCTGCAACATGAAGGCATCTTCCGGGTATCAGGTGCCCAGGCCCGGATATTGGAGATCCGAGATGCCTTTGAAAGAG GGGAGGACCCTCTGGTGGAAGGCTGTACTGCCCATGACCTAGACTCAGTGGCTGGGGTACTAAAGCTGTACTTCCGGAGCCTGGAGCCCCCACTGTTCCCCTTGGACATGTTTAATGAGCTGCTGGCTTCAGCAG AACTGGAAGTTGTGGGTGAGCGGGTAGAGCTTGTGAGCCATCTACTATCCAGACTACCCAGACCTGTGCTAGTGGTCTTGCGATATCTCTTCACCTTCCTCAACCA CCTGGCCCAGTACAGCGATGAGAACATGATGGACTCCTACAACTTGGCTGTATGTTTTGGGCCCACGCTGTTGCCTGTGCCTGCTGGGCAGGACCCTGTAGCCTTGCAGGGCCGAGTGAACCAGCTGGTCCAGACCCTTATCCTGCAACCAGCATGGGTTTTCCCACCCACAGCCATGCTACCAGGTCCCATCTATGAGAAGTGCATGGCACCACCTTCTGCCAGCTGCCTGGG GGATGGCCAGTTGGAGAGCCTTGCTGGGGAGCCAGAGCTGGAATTGAAAACTGGGACCAAAGCTCAGGAAGATG ACTCCGAGGGAGTTGTGGAGGCTGTGGCCTGCTTTGCTTACACTGGCCGCACGGCCCAGGAGCTGACATTCCAGCAAGGGGATACGCTGAGATTGTATGCTCGGGCATCAAGTGACTGGTGGCGAGGGGAGCATGCTGGTGTGCGGGGGCTCATTCCCCATAAGTACATCACACTGTCTGAGGG GGATGAGAAGCAGATGACTGGTTCAGGATTACAGGCCATGGGGGAATCTCTGAGCCATCCAGAAAGCGTCCTGACCTTGGAGTTTACCAACCG ACTGGAACTAGGCACCCCACCTGAGGCTTTGGGCCCCTCTGGTCACAGACGACACTGTTTGGTCCCTACCTCCCCTGAGCAACATGTGGAAATGGATAAG GCTGTGGCGCAGAACATGGATTCTGTGTTTAAGGAGCTCTTGGGAAAGGCTGCTGTCCGCCAGGGCCATGGGCTAGCATCTACAGCCTCCCCCAGTCTAGGAACTCGAAACCTGAAGCCCCTGGCCTGCAGCAGCTTCAGCAAAAACAAAGTCTTCTCCCGGGGACCTGGGGCTCCAGTTTCCCCCTCAGTTTCCCATCCCCAGGGTCCAGATTCAACTCGCAAGCCAGTCTGA